Within Actinoplanes sp. L3-i22, the genomic segment GCAGCACCCGGAACGCGGCCAGGACCGCGCTCACCGACTTGTAGTGGACGACGCCCTTCTTGCTGGTCCCGCGCAGCATCGTGACCGACATCAGCGACGGCGTCTTGAACGTGGCGGTGCCCGACGAGGCCAGGTATGTGGCGTCGGCGCTGGTGGTCGCGGTGACGGTGCCGTTGCCGCGGGCCGGCACGGTCACGGTCGCCACGCCGGACGTGTTCGTGGTCGCCTTGCGCGTGGTGGTCGCGCCGGCCTGGGTGACCGCCACGGACACGGCTGCTTTCGGGCGCTGCGGCGCCCGTACCGTAATCGTCAGGTTTTTGCCGTAGGCCTTCGCCGCCGCGACCGTGACCGACACGGTGGTCTTGACCTGGCCGGCGGTCGGCGTCGCGACCAGGTAGGCGGTCGTGGCCGGGCCGTCCTGCGCGAGCGAATAGATCGTCGACCCGTCCGCGGACCAGGACGCCTCGTGCGCGAGGCTGCGGTACGACGTCGTGCCGGCCGGCTCGGCCCGGACGACCGTCTCGCCGGTGGACGCGTCGAAGATGTGCACGGCACGGGCGTCGTACATGGCGTTGAGGATGCCGGCGAAGCGTTTCTCGTCCGGAGCCCAGGCGACCGCGTCGGGGTAGGCGCCGGTGGTGAACCGGCCGGCCAGGGTCATCGTCGTGGTGTCGTAGCGGGCCACGCCGTACCCGTTGGAGTAGTCGGTCGCGATCACCTGGCTGCCGTCGGCGGACATCTCGGCGTCGTAGACGAACTGGCCGAACTCCACCTGCGCGACCTTGGTCAGCAGGCCGTCGTCACCGATCGTGTAGCCGGTCATGCCGGCGGTGGAGTCGGTCGCGTAGGCGACGAGGTGGCTCCCGGCCGCGGTCACCGCGTCGATCGACGAGTCGGCGAGCACGCTCTTGTCGGTGTGGTCGGTCAGGTCGAGCCGGCCCACCCCGCCGGAGCTGTCTCCGCAGGTGTAGGCGTAGTACAGCGCGTCGTCGACCACCGACGACTTGCCGGGGCAGCCCTGCGACGTCCACGAGTCGAGCACCTCGCCGGCCGCCGACACCTGGGCGATCTTGTTGGCGCTCGACTCGGAGACGTAGACGGTGTCGCCGTCCGCGCTCGGGGTCAGCCCTTTCGCGCCGAACAGGCCGGTCACGGTCTTGTGGACCTGCCCGGTCGGGGACGTGATCAGGACGCTGTTGCCGGCCGCGATCCACACCTCGGAGCCGACCGTGAGCACGTCGGTCGCGGTCTCGGTGGTCGGCAGGGCGTGGCGGATCGGGCTGGTCGACGCCGGGTCGGCCTGCGCGGCAGCGGGGACGGCAAGCGCCCCGGCAACCAGGACGCTACCGATCAGAACTTGACATCTCATATCCCTCGGTTCGGAGGGCCGGCTTCGGAACTGAGCCGCTGACGATCAACGCGAGCGCCGCCGCGTAGGTCGTCATCACCAGCACGCCGGCCGCCGGCAGGTGGATTCCTGCTGCTCCGATGCCGATCAGCAGGTCGGAGACGAGGAACAACGCGCCCCCGGCGGCGGTGCGGCGGGAGACTCCGACGGCTGCGGCGGCCATCGCGGACAGCGCGAGGCTGTAGATCAGAATCGGTCCGCGGAGCGCGCCGAGGTGGTTCCAGAGCAGGGCATTAACCAAGATCCAGACTAGACCGTACGTCGCAAATGCCCAGATTTTTGGTGTCGCCGCCCGAAGGAAGGCGGTGAGGAAGCAGAGCTGTGCGCCGAGAAAGAACCCCATCCCGGCGAGGAACGTGGCCTGTCCCGGGATCAGCAGGGCGATGTCGCCGAGGAACGCGAAGACCAGGCCGGCCGTCAAGGAGGGCGCGACGAGTGACCGGAAACCAGATCAGGATCGGCGCGAGCAGCGGCTTGGCCACCCACTGGACCGGCGTCCAGCCCGCCGCCACCGCGACCACCTCGACGAGCGCGACCAGCCCGAACAGCCCGAACGGGATCACGGCTGCCAGCCCGGGCGGCCGAACACGTAGCCGAGCCGGTGCCGCCAGGAGACGGCCGAGCGCAGGTCCCGCCAGATCGCGGCGTACTCGTGGGTCGCCACCTTGAGCGGGTTGTACGTGGTCAGGTTCGTCGTCAGGCCGTACCTGACGGTCTCCCCCTCGGGCTCGAAACTGCGGAACATCCGGTCCCAGATGATCAGGATGCCGCCGTAGTTCCGGTCCAGGTAGGGGTCGTTGGAGCCGTGGTGCACCCGGTGGTGCGAGGGCGTGTTGAAGAACCACTCGACCGGCCGCCACATCCGGTTGATCCGCTCGGTGTGCAGGAAGAACTGGTACGCCAGGCTGATCGACTGCTGCAGGAAGATCATCCACGGCGGGAACCCGAGCACGGCCAGCCCGAGCCAGAACGGCGTCGCGGTCATCGGCGTCCAGCTCTGCCGCAGCGCGGTGGACAGGTTGAAGAACTGGCTGGAGTGGTGCACGACGTGCCCGGCCCAGAACACCCGGACCTCGTGGTGCAGCCGGTGGAACCAGTAGTAGGCGAAGTCGTCGGCGAAGAACAGCAGCACCCAGACCCACCAGTCGTGCGCGTCGAGCTTGAACGGGCTCAGCACGTACAGCCCGGCGAAGGCGACCGCGGTGAGCAGCTTCCACGGGATGCCGATCACCTGACTGCCCGCGCCCATCGACAGGCTTGTCGCGGTGTCCCGGGTCTCGTAGCCGCGCTCCTCGTCGTCCGGCAGGAACCGGAACGACAGCGCCTCCATGACGATGAGCAGCAGGAACGCCGGTATGGCGTAGACGACGGCGGGGATCAACGGACGTTCTCCTTCGCGTGCAGGAGGCCGCGCGCGACCTGCTCGGCCTCGGCGGCTTCGCCGGCCTCGATCAATGCGGCGAGCTTGCGGTGGGCGGCGACGTTCAACAACTCTTCGGTACGCAGGTGGGTCGGCACGTGCCCGACGGCCAGGGTCCCGGCGGTGAGGCTGTTGAAGGCCAGCAGGTACGCGATGTTCCCGGAGCCCTCGACGATGCGCCGCCAGACCAGCAGGTCGGCCGGCCCCATCAGGGCCAGGTCGGGCACCGCCGCCGCGTAGATCTCGACCGCGGCGACGACGTCGCGCCGGGCCTCGGAGGTCGCGCGGAGGGCGCACAGCCGGGCGGCGTCGGCCCCGATCGTCGCCCGCATCTCCAGCACGTCCCGGGACAGCGTCTCGACCGGCAGCACGTCACCGGCCATGGCCAGGTCGAGCCCGGCGTGCTCCCGCCAGTCGAGGACCCGGGTGGCGCCGCCCTGACTGACCTTGACCAGGCCGAGCTGCTGCAGCCGGCGCAGCGCCTCGCGGATCGCGTGCCGGTTGACCTCGAACGTGGTGGCCAGCTCACGCTCGCTGGGCAGCGCGTCGCCGGCCGGGTAGCGGCCGCCGACGATGGCGTCGCGGAGCCGGCCGAACACGTGGTCGGAGACGGACTGCCGGGGTGCGGGATCGAAGTCCATGCGCGGCAGTGTGCCCCGCCACACGTCAACCCGTCAACTGGTTGGACCAGTCAGTCTCGCCCGCCGAGCCAGCGCGGCCGGCGCCGCCCGGGCCGCCGCTTGCGGCCGCCCCCGGCGTGCCGGATCAGCACCGCCCGGCCCGCCGCCTTGTCGTCGGCGGTCGCCCCCGGCGTGAACAGCAGCAGGAACGCCAGCGACACCTCGATGGTCACCGGCCGCCAGGCGCGCACCGCGGCGTCCAGCCGCTCCCGGACCAGCGCCCGGACCTCGGCCCGCGCCTGCGGCTCCACCTGGTAGGTCGCGGTGACCAGGGCGAACAGCGCCGCGTCGGTGACCCAGTCCTCGACCCCGAAGGCCAGGTCGACCAGCACCCGCCGCCGGGTGGACGTGGCCCACGGCTCGTCCTTCGCGTGGTGCAGGATGCCCAGGCACACCCACGGCTGCAGCCGCCGGTACCAGTGCAGCGGGTCCTCCGTGGCCAGGAACCGGTTGGCCGCGTTGTCCGGCGGTTCCGGCGCGTGCGCGAGCAGGCCGAGCAGGTCGTCCAGCGGCAGCTCACCCAGCGGCGTGGCCGCGCCGTAGGCGGACAGCAGCGACGGCCACGGCCCGTCGGCGACCTGGTGCAGGATCCGGATCGCCTCGGCCGACGGCGCGGGCACGGCCGACTCGGGCTCGCTGCCCCGGTAGCGCCAGACGGCAAACTCGCCCGGGCGGGCCGGCACCCGCAGATCCGGCGCCGGGAACGCCTTGACCTCGATGACGATCGGGCCGGCCGCCCGCTGGACCGCGGCCAGCGCACTGGCCGGCTCCCCCGCCGACAGCACGAGCCGCGCGGCGTCGACGTTCTCGCCCTTCGCCCGCCGCAGCACCACCTCGGTGCCGATCCGGACGGCGACCTCGTTCGCCATCGGCACCAGGTTGAGCCAGAGCCGCTCCTGGCAGGCCATCGCGAAAATCAGCTCGGTGGCCGCGCACGCGCCCGGGTCATCGACGATCGCGACCAGGTCGGCCACGTCGCCGGCGTCCCGGAACCGGAGCGCGTGACGCGCGGCGTCCGGATGCGAGAACTGCGGGTCCTCGATGAGTTCGCGCAGCCTGAGTTCCACGTTTTCCCAGATCACGGCCGGGAGCATAGTTGATCATCAACGGCCGGCGGCGCCCGGTGGTTCCGGAAATATTACCGGCTTGTTTCGAAAACTGTTCGGGATTCGTCGATGCGTTCGTACGGTTCCGGCATGTTGCGAAGATGGGTGGCCGCCGTCGCGGCGCTGACCACGGTGGCACTCGGTGTGGCGACACCGGCCGCCGCCTCGACCTTCACGCCGGCCGACGGCAGCCGGCTGCTGTTCATCGGGCAGTCCACCACGGCCGCCTGGAACGACTACACGTCGACCGCGCAGGCGCCGGCCGGCGGCTCGGTGTATTACGAGGTCAAGTCCGGCAACTGGGTCAACGACGGGCACCGGCAGTACGCCGAGCTGCTCGCGTCCCAGGGGAAGTCGGTGCAGATCGGGGTGTCCTGGAAGGACAATCCGCCCGGCTTCACCGGTGGCGACGAGAACGCCAAGGCGGCGCGGTCCCGGCAGGTCACCGCGGAGCTCGGGGCCGGTCAGTACACCGCGCAGTTCGACCGGCTGATCGCGTTCGTCAACCAGTACCCGCGGGCGAAGTTCTTCCTGCGGCTCGACTACGAGGTGTCCAGTTTCTACCACTGCACGGATGCGAGCTGCACGTCGTACAAAAGCGCGTTTGCTCGTTTGAAGGGTTTGATCGATGCCCGGAAGCGGCAGGACAACGTCGCCTACGTGTTCCACCCGGTGCGCGGGGAATTCGAGCAGCTGTACCCGGGTGACGCGGTGGTCGACTGGATCGGGGTGTCGATCTTCGCGCACGAGCTGTGCCTGCCGATCTACGACAACGGCTATCGGTACAACGGCACGCCGCCGCAGAACTACGACGTCGGCGCGCTGCAGTGCCGGAACGCGTACCTCGGGAAGGATCAGTTCGGGAACCCG encodes:
- a CDS encoding sterol desaturase family protein; its protein translation is MIPAVVYAIPAFLLLIVMEALSFRFLPDDEERGYETRDTATSLSMGAGSQVIGIPWKLLTAVAFAGLYVLSPFKLDAHDWWVWVLLFFADDFAYYWFHRLHHEVRVFWAGHVVHHSSQFFNLSTALRQSWTPMTATPFWLGLAVLGFPPWMIFLQQSISLAYQFFLHTERINRMWRPVEWFFNTPSHHRVHHGSNDPYLDRNYGGILIIWDRMFRSFEPEGETVRYGLTTNLTTYNPLKVATHEYAAIWRDLRSAVSWRHRLGYVFGRPGWQP
- a CDS encoding FadR/GntR family transcriptional regulator encodes the protein MDFDPAPRQSVSDHVFGRLRDAIVGGRYPAGDALPSERELATTFEVNRHAIREALRRLQQLGLVKVSQGGATRVLDWREHAGLDLAMAGDVLPVETLSRDVLEMRATIGADAARLCALRATSEARRDVVAAVEIYAAAVPDLALMGPADLLVWRRIVEGSGNIAYLLAFNSLTAGTLAVGHVPTHLRTEELLNVAAHRKLAALIEAGEAAEAEQVARGLLHAKENVR
- a CDS encoding YncE family protein; this translates as MRCQVLIGSVLVAGALAVPAAAQADPASTSPIRHALPTTETATDVLTVGSEVWIAAGNSVLITSPTGQVHKTVTGLFGAKGLTPSADGDTVYVSESSANKIAQVSAAGEVLDSWTSQGCPGKSSVVDDALYYAYTCGDSSGGVGRLDLTDHTDKSVLADSSIDAVTAAGSHLVAYATDSTAGMTGYTIGDDGLLTKVAQVEFGQFVYDAEMSADGSQVIATDYSNGYGVARYDTTTMTLAGRFTTGAYPDAVAWAPDEKRFAGILNAMYDARAVHIFDASTGETVVRAEPAGTTSYRSLAHEASWSADGSTIYSLAQDGPATTAYLVATPTAGQVKTTVSVTVAAAKAYGKNLTITVRAPQRPKAAVSVAVTQAGATTTRKATTNTSGVATVTVPARGNGTVTATTSADATYLASSGTATFKTPSLMSVTMLRGTSKKGVVHYKSVSAVLAAFRVLPARAAKVTVTLQHKSGKSWKSDGAGVITAESDGILGIVMKRGTKKVLFRFVARAAADSSGGASPSITSPSFVVD
- a CDS encoding lysoplasmalogenase, whose amino-acid sequence is MTAGLVFAFLGDIALLIPGQATFLAGMGFFLGAQLCFLTAFLRAATPKIWAFATYGLVWILVNALLWNHLGALRGPILIYSLALSAMAAAAVGVSRRTAAGGALFLVSDLLIGIGAAGIHLPAAGVLVMTTYAAALALIVSGSVPKPALRTEGYEMSSSDR